Part of the Ammospiza nelsoni isolate bAmmNel1 chromosome 6, bAmmNel1.pri, whole genome shotgun sequence genome is shown below.
tccttcccccaccaTCTGGGTAAATCCCAAACCCCGGGTTTGTCCCCAAAACCCTGTTTATGTCCCTAAACCCCTACCTTCCCCCCCAAACATCTATTTTCTTCTCAAGCCCCTATTTTTGTCCACAAACCTTTCTTTTTATCCCAAGCCCCTATTTCCCCCCCAAACCTCTATTTTCCACCCCTAATTATTTCCCTAAAACTTGTTTTCGTCCCCAGCCCCTTATTcttgtccccaaacccccatttTCGTCCCAAATCCCCCCGTTTTTTGTCCTCAAGCCGTTGTtttcccccccagccccccgtCCCTCCCCTGTGCTCGGCAGGGTGCTGGCCGTACCTGCGGCCCGGGATCCCTCGGGGGGCACTTCCAGCCCTTCCGCCCCGGCCCGGGCGAGCGGCCCGAGGGTCCCGGTGCcggggggaaggaggaggaggagaaggaggaagagcgGGCGGACATTTCGTGGCGGCTCCGCCCGGCGGGGCGGGACGGGCCGGGGCAGCCATGGCGGAGCGGGGCCGAGGtgaggggacaagggacagcgacaggtttgggggggggggggggcagaaGGGGCTGGAGCGGGTCAGAGGGAGGAGGAACTCCCGATCCCACTGAACCCCACGGCGCCTCTTGCAGTGCCCCGATTTCTTCCCCTATAGCCCGGGAattaccccccccccccaaaaaaccctaatTGCCTATCTGGGTCCCTTTTGGGGTCCTGGGCTGCCCCCCCAACCCCTAATTGCCCCCCGAAACCCTTAATTTCCCCTCTTGAAACCCTAAGTGCCCCTTTGAGCCCCCAGCTTCCCCATAGCCCCTAATTGCCCCAGAACCCCTAATTCCCCTCCCCCGGATCCCACCTGCCCCACAATGGGGGGCAATGCCGAGAGACCCCAACACAGCCGAGGGGCAAACGGCCCCGGATCTGCCGGGTTTCACCCAAATCTCACCCCTGGGTGTCACTGGCCACGGAacccccacagctgctgctgagccatgGTGGCAATCCAGGGTGCAAGTCTGGTTCTCGCCCTGGCGCGTTTGGGGGAAGTCTGTGGTGTTTTGGTCACATTTTCAGAGGGTTCCACGGTGCAAACCACACGAGGAGGGGCTGTGACAggaacagagctgtgctgtggcagggcagggatgatGTGGGCTCCTTGTTTCTCTCTCCAGGGCAGAGTCCGAGCGCCATGGAGGACCTGCTGGACGTGGAGAACAAGCGGATGGCTGACAGCCTGGCCAGCAAGGTCACCAGGCTGAAGTCGGTGAGTGCCGAGGTCACAGCGGGTGCTGAGCTGAAGGACAGGCTCTGATTACCTGGGAGTCCTGCAGGGGATCACCAAACCATGgagaggtttgggttggaaaggaccttaaggCTCATCCAGTCTCAccccttcccatgggcaggggcaccttccactagaccaggttgctccaagccctgtccagcctgagCACAGGGGTGTTGCTAAGCTCACTCCTCAGggaaatattaatgaaaaaaaggcAGGTagaataattttggaaaatacCTGTGTCTCTGTGTAGCTGTTCTTAAAGCTGGTTTGCTCCTATTAACATCAAACACTTTGATTTAAGCTTTAAGctctaaattattattaaaagcTTAGTACAAGCCATGAAAGAAGGCAATGACTCGCTGTTGccatcttattgcaggggttccatatgttgtctccttatcacaaaagtttcataccctcttggtgtttctcatgggtAACCCCTTAGAGTACtgcctccttcttcttcacaaagtGGCCCACTAGCCCCCAATCGCTTCTCACCCAGACACCCCAcccttttatagcactcttcttctcattgcttacagctgtggcctgttaaagtcaggcctgttcctaatctttggtaattggcccagctgcaactccttaggggcaagattactttctacactatctttattttcttatattctatctcCCTACAGTTTGGTCCTATTAACATCAAACACTTTGATTTAGAGCTTTAAGCtctatattattattaaaaagtTTAGTACAAACCATGAAAGAACACAATGACTCACTGTGTAAAAGGGCAGGTTGAATTCCTGCCATTGTGTCCCAGGGTTTAAACTCCCCTCTCTAGCTGGCAGATTTAGACAGCCAGGCTTTATTTTCAGAACTGGAAAACTTCACCTGCCTGGCAGGGAAATTCCATTTTCCTTGTTCCTGCACCAGACAAGCCCCTGCATGTCTGttggagctgggaaagcagcagcttgtTCAAATAATTCACATTTCAGATTTTAGAGGTTCTCTGGACATTAAAAGCTCACTAATGCCCAtttcctgccttgccctgcagctggctctggaTATTGACAAGGATGCTGAGGAACAGAACCGCTACCTGGATGGCATGGTAAGGACCTGGGAGACAGGACAGACAGATGGGGCTTTCTGTGCAAATTAGGGAACTGGGATGAGAGGTGGGATGGCAAAAACCCTGAAGGGAGAAGCCCTAAATCAGCACTGGGATTGTTGGGTGTCCCGTGCAGGGCTTGGAGCTGGACTGGCTCATCCTTGTGACTCCTTCTGTGTAAATCAGGGAACTGGGATGAGAGGTGGGACAGCAAAAACCCTTAAGAGAGAAGCCCTAAATCAGCACTGGGATTGTTGGGTGTCCCGTGCAGGGCTTGGAGCTGGACTGGCTCATCCCTGTGAATCCCTCGGGACTCGGGATGTTCCCTTGGGAAACTTGGGAAGTTTCATGATTCTGCAAGGCCTCCAAGGTGTCCTTTCCCACCAGGACTCGGATTTCCTGAGCGTGACCGGGCTGCTGACGGGCAGCGTGAAGCGCTTCTCGGGCATGGCGCGCTCCGGCCGCGATAACCGCCGGCTGCTCCTGGCCGTGTCCGTGGCCCTCGTCCTCATCTTCTTCATCCTCTACTACCTGGTGTCCCGGGCGGGGACCTGAGCCCGGTCTGGGAGGTGGCACAGGCTGGACCCCACCATCCACAGACCTGCCCACACGTTTTCCAGAGGAGCCTCCAGCCACACCTCCACCTTCCCAGTGATTTTCCTCCCTCGCCGCTCTGGCTGGGCCCAGACTGCTCTTCCAAAACAAGTTTGGCTCCAAAGGGATCTTCGTGTctaatgggattttggggtcatGGCTCTGGCTATGACCTCCTGCCTTGTCCACATCCTGTGGGCTGTTCCTAAGGGCCACTTCCACCGTCACTTCCTTCAATGAAAACCAGGAACTAACAAATCCAATGACTTGTGGATACTCCATCCATaacccagctgagctctgcaagCTGTACGATTTAGGATGCTGACTTATGGGATTTGGGAGTACCAGTGTGTGACTGACATTCCATGTGGCCACTCTCCATTTCCCTGGGCTGAAAGGAaacctgtgctgtgctgcttttgggtGGAATTGGCAATGGATCTGAGCGGGGATACTCCCAGATTGTTGCCGGGAAGAGATGCAGGGGAGCAGAACTTTCATTAAATCCTGGCTTGGTTTTTTTCATCATCCTTGTGGGCAAACTGGGCTGGACCCTGTGGGAAGGGAGGACCACAGTCCATAACCACACGGATTTGCACTTGTGTGGAACCTTCCAGAACCTTCCCACACATGTGCAAATTTAGTTGCTAAATCAGGGTAAAGAAATCCGGTGGCAGAAGGTCTAGTTAATTGTGGTTACTGTGCCACCTTGGTTTTAGAGCACTTTGTGGAGATGTAGTGCCAATAAAACGGAGGTTGAGGTGAGGTGGAATTCCCCTCTCAGTGCTGTCAGGAGTGGAGAGAAATCAAGGAGGGATTTGCTGATTTGTTTATGCATTTACAAGGTACAAAAGGAACCCCTGCCTTGcttatttccttctctcttcctgTAACAGCAAGGGCTCAgccattcctcctcctctgatTTAGACTCTCCAGCAAACCCTCTTCATAGATGGATGGCTGAGTGttcctttgctttttccctGTTCCCTTGGGCTGACTCGGGTCCACAGCTATGAAGGGAATGTTGTCCCACGTACCAAACTGCTCACAAAACACACCCTGGATTAGGTGTGCTCTTTTCCACGTTTGGGAAAAAATGTGCAGGAAAGGCAAGGAGCAAGGAGGCACCAGGAACTTCCTCTGgctcttcctgctttcctggtgcaatgtggcagctctgggctcttccTTTGGGAAGAATCAATGGCCTGTGGTTCCTGGAGCAGGTGACTCCAGATGAAAGGACCCTGGAGCAGCCCGGCCCTCACTCTGGCGGGgtttcttttgccttttctgcTGTAAATAAAGCTGATTTTAGACCTTTTAGCCCAGATGTTTGTTCCTTGTGCAAGGTGCAATGTCAGTCACCTGGTAGTACCTGTGGCCTCACAGCCCAATTCCAGCGTCACCGGGAGCCACCCCGGGGCTGGAGGGGGACCTCGGGTGGGGTGGGGGACTCACGGGGActcacagggacactggggaggcCTGCGGATAGGTGGACAGTGGTGAAAATGGACGGTGAGAGACACAGGCCCCGGGTTGGGGGCGCCAGCGGCCTCTCACTCCTCGAGGGTCGGTGTCTCCACCCATGTCTGAGGCCTCACGGCAGTTCTGTCCCCATGGCGCAGCAGAACAGGGCCGCGCCGGCTCCGTCCCCGTGGCAGCCGTCCCGGGCCTCGGTAACTGGGCCCCGCCATGTCCGGCCCCGCTGTCTCGTCACCATGGCAACCGGGTGTCGCATCGGAAGTGTCGTAAGGGACAGGCCGGAAGTGGCTGCTGGGGCGGAAGCGGCGGCGCGATGGCGGCGGCGAcagcggggagcggggccgggagcggggccgcgggcAGCCCCGAGGCCACCGGCAGCAGCACCGGGGGCGGCGGGTGGCGGCGCCCCCACGGGCCGCTCCAGCGCTACTATGGCCCGTCCACTGCCGAGGCGGCCGAGGCGCCCCCGGACCCCACCGACATCAACGGGCCCCACTTCGACCCGGAGGTGTTCATGACCAAGGTGGGCACGGAGACCCCTCCCGCGGGCACTGCCACCTTGGCGACGGCTCCGAGGGGCCCCGGAAGGTCACGAGAGATCTCCATGGGTGGCCCCGACCTTGGCGGGGGGGAAACGCAGGGTCCCCAGAACCTTCGGGGCCCAAGGATCTTGAGAGGATCCCATAAAGATCCTGTTCGAGCATCTTATGGATCTGCTCCCCTGAGGACACCGATTCCGTGCGGGAACGGTGCTGAGGTGCTCGGCAGCAGCTGGATCGGGGCAGttagcagggcaggggaggctcCCGGGGATCACTTCCATATCCCGGCAGGAATCCAGGGAGGACAGTCAGGGATCCTGCAGGGAAGCTGAGGGTCTCAGATGTACTATGGAGAGCAATTGATCTCAGCTGGGGGGCTCCGGAGGGGGCAGTGGAGGCAGATGTGTATCCGTTGTCCCCTCAGGTGCGCAGCGAGTGTCCCTTGGGACAGCTCCTGGCCCGTGAGGCCGCGCTAAGCCGGGAGATCCGCGCCCTGGACAGTGACATGCAGACCCTGCTGTATGAGAACTACAACAAGTTCATCTCCGCCACTGGTGAGCTGTTCCCTCTGGAGCCTGCTGATGGCAGcaatgggaaatggggatttgggaggGTTCACTCTGGAGCCTGCTGATGGCAGCAAcgggaaatggggatttgggggtaatctctctggcagcactgggaagctgcCCTGGGGGGTGTGGTGGTTCACTCTAGAGATCAGTGACCTGCAGTAACCAGGTTTCTCTGGGGGTTATGGCTGTGCTGTGTTAATcctgggtgggctgggggggtCCTGGGCAGCTGAGGGACCTGGCACTTGGCTCGTGTTCCCCAGACACCATCCGGAAGATGAAGGTGGATTTCCGGCACATGGAGGCGGAGATGGACGACCTGGCGGCCAACATGGCGGCCATCAGCGCCTCGAGCGCCCGCGTCAGCGCCGCGCTGCAGGACCGACACCGCCGTGGCGCCCAGCTGGCCGGTACGGAGCGGGGCCATGCGGGGACACATTTATTGGGGTGAATTgtgtggggcagaggggcagattTGTGGGGTGGAGATCCAGCAGGTGGTCCCACCGCTGTGCCTCATGCTGCTGTGTGCCCACCACTGACACCGTGTCCCTGCAGGGGTGCAGGCGCTGCTGCGGAAGCTGCAGGCGCTGGTGGAGGTGCCGGGGCGGCTGCGGCGCTGGGCGGGCACGGAGCCGGCGCGGGCCCTGCGCTGCCATGCCCGCGCCCGCGCCGTGCTGCGCCACTACCGGCACCTGCCGTCCTTCCGCGCCATCGAGGACGAGAGCCACGCCATCATGGCCGAGCTGGCCCAGCGCCTGCGCACACGCCTCCGGTGCGTTCACCCAGAGCCTGCTGAGGGCAGCGCTGGGAAATGCGGGTTTGGGGGTGCTCGCTCCAGAGCCTGCTGATGACTCCTATTGCTTATTCCCTATTTTCTGCCATCGGCCACCAGGGAGGAGACGCTGGACCCCAAGGAGCTCACCGAGTGcgtggagatgctgctgcagctggaggagccgGCCGAGGAGCTGAGTGAGGAGTTCCTGAGCCAGGCGGGCGCGCGCCTCGAGGCCGAGCTGGCGGCGCTGGAGGCCGAGCTGCCCGCGGCCGACCCCTCGGGCACGGCCACcacgccgccgccgcccgcctcCGACATCCTGGACTTCGTGGACCGCGGCAGCTCGGCCTTCGTGGGCACGCTGTGCCAGCTGGCCGGCTCGTACCGCACGCTCTTCGGCGGGGACACGGGGCGCCTGGAGCCCTTCGCCGCCGCGCTGGCCACCCGCTACTTCGCGCTGCTGGAGCGGCGGCTGGCGCTGGAGCGCGGCCTGGGCGACACCTCCCTGCTGGTGCGGGCGCTCGACCGCTTCCACCGCCGGCTGCGCgcgctgctggagctgctgcccgcgGGCGCCGATGCCGCCGCCGCGCTGGTGGCCCGGGCCGCCCGCGAGCGCGTCGACCGCTACCTGCGCGCCCTGCAGACCTTCTTCCTGGGCTGCCTGGGTGACGTGCGCCAGGCGCTGGCTGCCCCTCGGCCCCCCGGCAAGGAGGGGCCTGGCCTGCCcgacctgctggccacgctgGCCGCCTCCGTGCTGGGCCAGCTCAAGGCCGTCCTGGCCTACGTGCAGCTCTTCACCGCCAGAGACGTCGCCTTCGCCAGCCTGCCCTACTTCAAGGTGAGGTAACACGGAGTGGAGCGCTTTGGGGGGACAGGCCAAGGGGGCTAGGGGCATTTTAGGGGTCACTGGAGCAATCTGTGGGTGGCACAGGGTAGGTTGGGGGTCATACAGCGTGGTTTGGAGCCCGTACAGGCCAGTTTTGGGGTGTGACCTGCCCCCCATTTGTGGCACAGGGGGAGTTCTGTGTGACAGCAGTGCGTGAGGGACTGGTGGTGGCCTTCGTGCGCTGGCTGTGCCGCACCGCCCGCGGCTTTGCTGATGGCCCAGCTGAGCGGGGAGCTCCCGCTGCCCCCccggccctgctgctgctccttgcccGTCTCTGCCTGGACTACGAGAACTCCACCATCAGCTACATCCTCACCCTCACTGATGAGCAGTTCCCGCCCCAGGTGAGCCTCTAAATGGTCCTAAGGGGATCCTGCATGTCCCCAAGGGATTTTCGGGGGGGTTCTGCATGGCCTTAGGAGCCCCTGAAGCCCCAAGAACCTGTAAGAGGGGCAGTGATGCTGCTTCAAGGCAGAGTGTCCCacctgtccccaatgtccctgtgcTCGCAGCACATCAGATGTAGACTCACACGGAGGGCAGCATCTCCACGTGTGCCCATGCCCCTCCTGTTGCCAGCGGTGGCCGTGCAGCAGAGGAGGCACGGGGCTGATGgtgcctgtgtgtgtccccaggacTCGGGGCCGGCGGTGACGCCGGGGCCGGCGCTGTGTGCGGAGGCGCGGGCAGCAGCGCAGCGGCTGCTGGATCACTACGTGCAGGTGCAGGGCGCGGCCGTGGCGCAGATGCTGCGCAAGAGCGTCGAGACGCGCGACTGGCTGGGCACCGTGGAGCCGCGCAACGTGCGCGCCGTCATGAAGCGCGTGGTGGAGGACATCACCGCCATCGACGTGCAGGTCGGCTGACACCCCAGCTGAGAGGGGTGCCCAAGGTCCCTGTGCGGCCCTTTGGGGATTCTGGAAGGGTGTGGGAGGCTTGCAAATACTTGGAAGGATGCTGGGTGATTTCGGGGGTCCCAGAAGGGGGTTGTTGGTGCTGAGGGTGTGGTGCCACCCACAGGTGGGGCAGCTCTTCGAGGAGGGGGTGAGGCGGGCACAGAGCAGCGATTCCAGCCGGCGCGCCTTCTCCGTCTACAGCAGTTCACGGGCACCCGGCCGCTATGCCCCCAGCTACACCCCCAGGTCAGCCCCGCCACCCCTGGGTCACCCTGGGCTCCCCGTGTCACTGCCTGGGCCACCCAGGCACCCCTGGGCTCCCTGTCACTCCTTGAGTATCCACTGCATGTCCCCTGTCACCCTCTTCACTATCCCAGACTGTCCCAGGCTGTCTTGACAGCCCTTAGCTGTCCCCATATCCCCAGACTATCCTAATGATGATCCCGGTTTGTCCCAACACTCCCTGTGTTCTTACAACTGTCCCAGAATCCCCTGGTGATCCCCATCATCCCTGTGTCCTTCAGTTGTCTTGTCCCCCCATGTCCTGGAACCATTCTCACATTCCCCTGCCTTTCTGTCCCCAAAagcatccctgcatcctctGACCCTCTCCATGGCCCCTAAcggtccctgtgtccctgtccccacatccctggCTCTGTCAAGTCCCtgactgtccctgtgtccatgTCCTCAGTGCCCCTATGGACACCCACCTGCTCAGCAACATCCAAAAGCTTTTCTCTGAGCGCATTGACATCTTCAGCCCTGTTGAGTTCAACAAGGTGAGATCATGGGGACACCACCATGTCCCTAAACATCCCCAGAGGTCCCAAAGTGCCCGCCTTCTCACTGGCACATGTCCCTGGTGTCAGGGCTCAGGGAGTTGCTGGGAGCTGATGTCCAGGACaagggtgtccccagtgtcccctgcccTAGGACTCTGTGGGGAGGAAAAGGATCACTGTGGGATCAGTGCAGCGACCAGGCCAAGGGTGTCCATGTGCCACACGTCCCCATGCTCAGGAGTGCCCTGGGTGGGGAGTGGCAGCCAGGACAAAGGCCCAGCATGCCGTGTGGACACCATCCCTGTGCCCACGTGCCacgtgtccctgctgtcccctgccccaggtgtcGGTGCTGACGGGGATCATCAAGATCAGCCTGAAGACTCTGCTGGAGTGCGTGCGGCTGCGCACGCTGGGGCGCTTCGGGCTGCAGCAGGTGCAGGTGGACGGGCACTACCTGCAGCTCTACCTGTGGCGCTTCGCCTCCGACGAGCGCGtggtgcaggggctgctggacGAGGTGGCCGCCAGCGCCGCCCACCGCTGCCTCGACCCCGTCCCCATGGAGCACAGCGTGGTGGAGCTCATCTGCGAGCGTGGGTAggatcagggacagggacatgccaCACCGGGGCCTGTTACACCTCTGGGGACAGACCTGGGCCCTCTGAGTCCCTGCACATACATGAGGGCAATATGTGTGACCTTCCCAACAAGAGTGTCCTCACAAGGATGTCCTTGTCACACCATGTTGCTCAAACCCCCCCTTCCCCACTGCTTCCCCAGCCCAGTGACACAGTGTCATCCCCTCACCCTGGTGACATCCCCTCATGCCTGGAGACAGCCCCTTTGTCACTAATAAATTATGTGTGAGTTGAATTGGGTgttgtgtccctgtctgtgcctgGGGGGTGGGAGCTGGCCCTGCACACAATGGGGTCccacctgcagctgggctgacagcacagggacaggggctgggcacTGAGCAATGTCCCCAATGGACCCACAGCCACAAGGGCCCCAAACTTTAAAAATCAGCCTCCAAAAATCAGCCTTAAAAATCAAAAGCTTCCACAGATGCTACAAAGTGCTGGGGAACCCACAGGGACTAAGATCTTCCATAGGAGATCAGAAGTTCTCCCCAGATAGGACATTCTTGCCTCAAGGAATCAGCACAAAAGAGACAGACTCCAAACCCTCAATTTTTGTAACAAAAAGCTGAGAGGAGCCCAGAGATGATAAAACTCACTTTATCACACAGTTTTTGGCCAACTCAGAAGCTTTTGTACAAGAAATGGCGGTCGCAGGGATACAGACCTGGATGCACAGGACAGCCAATGGAAACACAGGCACTCCATGGGTACAGACAGCAATAGCCAGACCTGGATCTACAGAGCAACCCTAGCAGCACAGACACTCCAACATACAGATCTGCACATACAGACCAGCCCCAGCATACAGACACCAGtgtattaaaatacaaaacttCTAAAAActtagaaacaaaatttaatttgttttgttttgaagaatATCTACTGGCAAACAGTGCGTTGgctacagacacacagacaggatCATGTCCCCTCACACAAAGCACAGTATCTACAAGGATTttacagagctgggctgggtgcagAAGGAATAACTAAACCACCACACACTCCTGGAATGGGAAGGCTGATCTGGAAGTTTTGGTTCAATGAAATTGGGTTGGCCAGAGTCCGGTTAGCAGTGGCTCACTGAACAGGAAGTGCTAAAAGGCTGAGACAACGAGCTGATGCTGAGTCACAGCCAAGGGTGAACAAAAGGGATTAAGGTTAAAAACATCCTCTCAAATCCCATCAGGCCTCACAGATGGAATTTCACcgagaaacaaaaaaaaaatctgccaaaaCCCTTGCAGAGTTTCTTCTATCAAGGCCTAGAGCTGGCTCACACACTTGCGGGTCCTCGGGGACATGGTCACACCTTGGTCATCTCTGGCAGAACGTCACTGAGACCCTCACGGtgttcctgccccagctgtgccaacgtcagctgtgcccagctgatGGACACTGCCACACAGGTG
Proteins encoded:
- the BET1L gene encoding BET1-like protein, which encodes MAERGRGQSPSAMEDLLDVENKRMADSLASKVTRLKSLALDIDKDAEEQNRYLDGMDSDFLSVTGLLTGSVKRFSGMARSGRDNRRLLLAVSVALVLIFFILYYLVSRAGT
- the VPS51 gene encoding vacuolar protein sorting-associated protein 51 homolog, whose protein sequence is MAAATAGSGAGSGAAGSPEATGSSTGGGGWRRPHGPLQRYYGPSTAEAAEAPPDPTDINGPHFDPEVFMTKVRSECPLGQLLAREAALSREIRALDSDMQTLLYENYNKFISATDTIRKMKVDFRHMEAEMDDLAANMAAISASSARVSAALQDRHRRGAQLAGVQALLRKLQALVEVPGRLRRWAGTEPARALRCHARARAVLRHYRHLPSFRAIEDESHAIMAELAQRLRTRLREETLDPKELTECVEMLLQLEEPAEELSEEFLSQAGARLEAELAALEAELPAADPSGTATTPPPPASDILDFVDRGSSAFVGTLCQLAGSYRTLFGGDTGRLEPFAAALATRYFALLERRLALERGLGDTSLLVRALDRFHRRLRALLELLPAGADAAAALVARAARERVDRYLRALQTFFLGCLGDVRQALAAPRPPGKEGPGLPDLLATLAASVLGQLKAVLAYVQLFTARDVAFASLPYFKGEFCVTAVREGLVVAFVRWLCRTARGFADGPAERGAPAAPPALLLLLARLCLDYENSTISYILTLTDEQFPPQDSGPAVTPGPALCAEARAAAQRLLDHYVQVQGAAVAQMLRKSVETRDWLGTVEPRNVRAVMKRVVEDITAIDVQVGQLFEEGVRRAQSSDSSRRAFSVYSSSRAPGRYAPSYTPSAPMDTHLLSNIQKLFSERIDIFSPVEFNKVSVLTGIIKISLKTLLECVRLRTLGRFGLQQVQVDGHYLQLYLWRFASDERVVQGLLDEVAASAAHRCLDPVPMEHSVVELICERG